The Leptospira stimsonii genome includes the window ACGAAGTTTGCATAAACGGACGAGTTCTTAAGTCAAAAGTAGATTTTCGACTTTTACGAAATTCGGTTACAGGAAGAATTCAAAGGCGTTGCAAATTCCTTTGAATCACCATCCCGCTCTATCTGTTCCTATTTGCTCGCTTCGTTCTTTGATGAAAGCGCTTTATTTTGTGGGAACAACGATCGATAACTTTTCGCCTCTTCGCAATAATATCGCTTAGGATTGCCTTTCACTTTTACCAATATACAAATCCAATTTAGAAATTGGTGGGAGTTTACAGACGAACGTACTGCCTCTGATTCTGCGTTTTTGCGAAGTTCGCATAAACGCGGGGCGACCATGACATACTTTCGTTGAAATTAAATTATCTGTTCTGTCGGAACTCCGACAGAAACTTGAAGATTTAGAATATCATCTCTGAATTTCTAAGTAATTCGCATAAACGCAAGGCGATCCGAACTTCATAACAATTCACATAACCGAAGCCATGGGGTCGTTCTCGGAAGTCCTACGGAACTTTAAAAAAAAAATTCCATTGTTGCGTTTATATGCCGTTCGCCTAATCGCACGGTGGTTCTCGTGCGCTTTCAACCAACTTTGCTTCGCCAGCAGTAGTCAGAACTCTTATAAATATCTTCAAAAAAAAAGACCCGTTTCACCCTTATACGAAGTTCGTATAAACGCACCGAGGGATTTGCGTTGAGAGTAGTATTTTGTTTCTACGAAGTTCGCCTAATTGCACAATGGGCCTAACATACTTTCACTCGACTTGTTTTTACCTACTCTGTCGGAACTCCGACAGAAATCTCAATGACATAGAATATCACATTTCTACGAAGTTCGCCTAAACGCGCGGTGACCAAAGCGCGCTTTCACTCGACTTTGTTTTACCCGCTTTGTCGGAACTCCGACGGAAACTTTCAAGATATAGAATATCACGTTTCTACGAAGTTCATATAAACGCACCGAGGGATTTGTGTTGAGAGTAGTATTTTGTTTCTACGAAGTTCGTATAATCGCAAAGGGATCTTTATTCTCTATTCTCTCCACTCGATCAAAGATTGGCAGTTGTCAGAACTCTTACAGATATCTTCAACAAATAGACTCCCGCTTCGGTGCTATTCGAAGTTTGCGTAAACGCGTTGATCAAACTCTCCTCCACTCGCCATCTCTGCAGGGATTCTTACTAAATCTTGGGAAGACCGATTTGATTTCGCTGTTACTGAAAAGCCCCACTTGGGTGAAAATCAGTAGAACCGGAATTGTTAGAAAAGGCAAACGTCAAGGAAATTCATGGATCAGATACTCCTATACAACCGACCGTCGCCTCGTTCTTTTTTTTGGCATTCGCTTTCGATCTCATTCGGAAGTTTGTTCTTTTATATGGTCATTTCCCCCGTAAAAAGAGAGGTTGAAAATTCTACGCAATCTTGTTTCGAACCTTATCCTGACTTTTTTCCTAACGGCTTTCTTGAGCTCTTTTTCCTTTGGGTTTCTTGGATTTCGCTAACTATAGGGTTCAGACGTTTGATAAGAATAGAGCGGATTCTTGTGGATCAAGAATTTATTTACTTCATCGCAAACCAATTTCTTTCCTCCGGAAAAAGGCTTTACACTGGGGGTTGGCTCCGAATTCCTCTCTCTTCGGATTTTCGCTTTCGAGCGATGAAAGACAGCTTTTTAAAAGGAATCGGCTTCTATCTCGATATACCGGCCGTAGATGGCGGACGTCAGTCCTTTTTGATCGTGGATCATTGTGTAAATCCAAGAAGATTAGCCGGAAGAATCAACAAAGTGCTCGAAAAAAATGGAACGTTTCCGAGAAACGTCCACATGTCTAAGCCTCTGGAAAAATCGTTATATAAGAAAAATGTAAAGAACCAGAGAAAACAAACGAAGAAAACAAACCGTTAAAAAGAGATTGTTGATTCTAATTTTGGATTTGCTTTAATACTAATAGAGCTCTTTTTTTTCTATGTAATCCCTCAGGTTCGCTGGAATTTTCGAAGTTTCCCAGGAGGATCGGAATTCTCGCCTTAATTCCGTGGAACTAACAGGGATGAGTGGATTTTTTAAAAAAAAGAATTTTTCCGAGACTTCCTGCAGGTTTGGATTGATAGGAATTATTTCGGAGACTCTTCGGAATACGCAGACCGATTTAACGTTTTCTAATATAACTCTCCAGTCTTTCCAATGGTGAAAGTGGTCGTAGTTGTCCTCTCCGATCAAAAGTAAAAATTCCCGATCTGGATAAGAAGTTTTTAATTCTCGAAGTGTATCAACCGTATAACTGGGCCCTTTTTTTTTGAGTTCTATGTCAA containing:
- the nadD gene encoding nicotinate (nicotinamide) nucleotide adenylyltransferase, translating into MSEEKKILTGIFGGSFDPPHEGHSGILKSFFAGFPDCEEVFLIPNRQNPLKGIKETSPKDILEMLNLFIQEFKYPIRILDIELKKKGPSYTVDTLRELKTSYPDREFLLLIGEDNYDHFHHWKDWRVILENVKSVCVFRRVSEIIPINPNLQEVSEKFFFLKNPLIPVSSTELRREFRSSWETSKIPANLRDYIEKKELY